In Raphanus sativus cultivar WK10039 chromosome 5, ASM80110v3, whole genome shotgun sequence, the following proteins share a genomic window:
- the LOC108859451 gene encoding protein BREVIS RADIX isoform X1: MAEKARENTKKKETKMFTCIACTKADGGEEVDNGARGGTTPNTKEAVKSLTTQIKEMAIKFSGAYKQCKPCTGSTTSPMKKVHRPFPDYDSASEGVPYPYMGGSPGSTPAWDFTNSSHHPAGRSEPKFTSIYGNDRESISAQSCDVALDEEGPKEWMAQVEPGVHITFASLPTGGNDLKRIRFSREIFDKWQAQRWWGENYDKIVELYNVQRFNRQALQTPARSEDQVKKKTRVQKALPSRHEPCVNVVLFIFFIFFQSQRDSTYSKMESARESKDWTPRHNFRPPGANVPHNFYGGYAHHGGPPMDAARTTTSSRDEAPSMSNASEMQAEWIEEDEPGVYITIRQLADGTRELRRVRFSRERFGEVHAKTWWEQNRERIQTQYL, encoded by the exons ATGGCTGAAAAGGCAAGagagaacacaaaaaaaaaagagacaaagaTGTTTACTTGCATAGCTTGTACGAAAGCAGACGGAGGTGAGGAAGTCGATAATGGAGCGCGTGGAGGCACCACTCCCAATACTAAAGAAGCCGTCAAAAGCCTAACCACACAg ATTAAAGAAATGGCTATAAAGTTCTCTGGTGCCTATAAACAATGCAAGCCATGCACTGGTTCCACTACCAGCCCCATGAAGAAAGTCCACAGACCGTTCCCAGACTATGATAGCGCTTCTGAAGGTGTTCCGTATCCTTACATGGGTGGAAGCCCCGGTTCAACTCCTGCTTGGGACTTCACAAACTCCTCTCACCATCCAGCAGGGAGGTCGGAACCAAAGTTCACTTCAATCTATGGAAACGATAGGGAATCTATATCTGCTCAGTCTTGTGATGTGGCACTAGATGAAGAAGGGCCTAAAGAGTGGATGGCTCAAGTAGAACCAGGTGTCCATATCACATTCGCTTCGCTTCCCACCGGAGGAAATGATCTTAAACGGATCCGCTTCAG CCGGGAGATTTTCGACAAGTGGCAAGCTCAGCGGTGGTGGGGTGAGAACTACGACAAAATCGTCGAGCTTTACAATGTCCAGAGATTTAACCGCCAAGCTCTTCAAACGCCTGCAAGATCCGAGGaccaggtaaaaaaaaaaacacgtgtCCAGAAAGCTCTACCCTCTAGACATGAACCTTGTGTGAATGTGgtcttgtttattttttttatttttttccagtCTCAGAGAGATTCAACTTACTCAAAGATGGAATCAGCGAGAGAGAGCAAAGACTGGACTCCAAGACACAACTTCAGACCTCCAGGAGCTAATGTCCCGCATAATTTCTATGGTGGCTATGCTCACCATGGAGGACCTCCAATGGATGCAGCACGAACCACTACTTCGTCAAGAGATGAGGCACCGTCTATGAGCAATGCTAGTGAAATGCAGGCTGAGTGGATCGAAGAGGACGAGCCAGGCGTTTACATTACTATCAGACAATTAGCAGATGGGACTAGAGAGCTACGTCGAGTCAGATTCAG CCGGGAACGATTTGGGGAAGTGCATGCAAAGACGTGGTGGGAGCAGAACAGAGAGAGAATACAAACCCAATATCTCTAG
- the LOC108859451 gene encoding protein BREVIS RADIX isoform X3, whose amino-acid sequence MAEKARENTKKKETKMFTCIACTKADGGEEVDNGARGGTTPNTKEAVKSLTTQIKEMAIKFSGAYKQCKPCTGSTTSPMKKVHRPFPDYDSASEGVPYPYMGGSPGSTPAWDFTNSSHHPAGRSEPKFTSIYGNDRESISAQSCDVALDEEGPKEWMAQVEPGVHITFASLPTGGNDLKRIRFSREIFDKWQAQRWWGENYDKIVELYNVQRFNRQALQTPARSEDQSQRDSTYSKMESARESKDWTPRHNFRPPGANVPHNFYGGYAHHGGPPMDAARTTTSSRDEAPSMSNASEMQAEWIEEDEPGVYITIRQLADGTRELRRVRFSRERFGEVHAKTWWEQNRERIQTQYL is encoded by the exons ATGGCTGAAAAGGCAAGagagaacacaaaaaaaaaagagacaaagaTGTTTACTTGCATAGCTTGTACGAAAGCAGACGGAGGTGAGGAAGTCGATAATGGAGCGCGTGGAGGCACCACTCCCAATACTAAAGAAGCCGTCAAAAGCCTAACCACACAg ATTAAAGAAATGGCTATAAAGTTCTCTGGTGCCTATAAACAATGCAAGCCATGCACTGGTTCCACTACCAGCCCCATGAAGAAAGTCCACAGACCGTTCCCAGACTATGATAGCGCTTCTGAAGGTGTTCCGTATCCTTACATGGGTGGAAGCCCCGGTTCAACTCCTGCTTGGGACTTCACAAACTCCTCTCACCATCCAGCAGGGAGGTCGGAACCAAAGTTCACTTCAATCTATGGAAACGATAGGGAATCTATATCTGCTCAGTCTTGTGATGTGGCACTAGATGAAGAAGGGCCTAAAGAGTGGATGGCTCAAGTAGAACCAGGTGTCCATATCACATTCGCTTCGCTTCCCACCGGAGGAAATGATCTTAAACGGATCCGCTTCAG CCGGGAGATTTTCGACAAGTGGCAAGCTCAGCGGTGGTGGGGTGAGAACTACGACAAAATCGTCGAGCTTTACAATGTCCAGAGATTTAACCGCCAAGCTCTTCAAACGCCTGCAAGATCCGAGGaccag tCTCAGAGAGATTCAACTTACTCAAAGATGGAATCAGCGAGAGAGAGCAAAGACTGGACTCCAAGACACAACTTCAGACCTCCAGGAGCTAATGTCCCGCATAATTTCTATGGTGGCTATGCTCACCATGGAGGACCTCCAATGGATGCAGCACGAACCACTACTTCGTCAAGAGATGAGGCACCGTCTATGAGCAATGCTAGTGAAATGCAGGCTGAGTGGATCGAAGAGGACGAGCCAGGCGTTTACATTACTATCAGACAATTAGCAGATGGGACTAGAGAGCTACGTCGAGTCAGATTCAG CCGGGAACGATTTGGGGAAGTGCATGCAAAGACGTGGTGGGAGCAGAACAGAGAGAGAATACAAACCCAATATCTCTAG
- the LOC108859451 gene encoding protein BREVIS RADIX isoform X2, producing MFTCIACTKADGGEEVDNGARGGTTPNTKEAVKSLTTQIKEMAIKFSGAYKQCKPCTGSTTSPMKKVHRPFPDYDSASEGVPYPYMGGSPGSTPAWDFTNSSHHPAGRSEPKFTSIYGNDRESISAQSCDVALDEEGPKEWMAQVEPGVHITFASLPTGGNDLKRIRFSREIFDKWQAQRWWGENYDKIVELYNVQRFNRQALQTPARSEDQVKKKTRVQKALPSRHEPCVNVVLFIFFIFFQSQRDSTYSKMESARESKDWTPRHNFRPPGANVPHNFYGGYAHHGGPPMDAARTTTSSRDEAPSMSNASEMQAEWIEEDEPGVYITIRQLADGTRELRRVRFSRERFGEVHAKTWWEQNRERIQTQYL from the exons aTGTTTACTTGCATAGCTTGTACGAAAGCAGACGGAGGTGAGGAAGTCGATAATGGAGCGCGTGGAGGCACCACTCCCAATACTAAAGAAGCCGTCAAAAGCCTAACCACACAg ATTAAAGAAATGGCTATAAAGTTCTCTGGTGCCTATAAACAATGCAAGCCATGCACTGGTTCCACTACCAGCCCCATGAAGAAAGTCCACAGACCGTTCCCAGACTATGATAGCGCTTCTGAAGGTGTTCCGTATCCTTACATGGGTGGAAGCCCCGGTTCAACTCCTGCTTGGGACTTCACAAACTCCTCTCACCATCCAGCAGGGAGGTCGGAACCAAAGTTCACTTCAATCTATGGAAACGATAGGGAATCTATATCTGCTCAGTCTTGTGATGTGGCACTAGATGAAGAAGGGCCTAAAGAGTGGATGGCTCAAGTAGAACCAGGTGTCCATATCACATTCGCTTCGCTTCCCACCGGAGGAAATGATCTTAAACGGATCCGCTTCAG CCGGGAGATTTTCGACAAGTGGCAAGCTCAGCGGTGGTGGGGTGAGAACTACGACAAAATCGTCGAGCTTTACAATGTCCAGAGATTTAACCGCCAAGCTCTTCAAACGCCTGCAAGATCCGAGGaccaggtaaaaaaaaaaacacgtgtCCAGAAAGCTCTACCCTCTAGACATGAACCTTGTGTGAATGTGgtcttgtttattttttttatttttttccagtCTCAGAGAGATTCAACTTACTCAAAGATGGAATCAGCGAGAGAGAGCAAAGACTGGACTCCAAGACACAACTTCAGACCTCCAGGAGCTAATGTCCCGCATAATTTCTATGGTGGCTATGCTCACCATGGAGGACCTCCAATGGATGCAGCACGAACCACTACTTCGTCAAGAGATGAGGCACCGTCTATGAGCAATGCTAGTGAAATGCAGGCTGAGTGGATCGAAGAGGACGAGCCAGGCGTTTACATTACTATCAGACAATTAGCAGATGGGACTAGAGAGCTACGTCGAGTCAGATTCAG CCGGGAACGATTTGGGGAAGTGCATGCAAAGACGTGGTGGGAGCAGAACAGAGAGAGAATACAAACCCAATATCTCTAG